A stretch of the Candidatus Rokuibacteriota bacterium genome encodes the following:
- a CDS encoding ABC transporter permease, which produces MTPPNSTAVALSAPVAVEERRWVMTLKRLARRRTAVFGLGVVITVLLASVFAPWLTPFDPLEQDINERLREPGWQSAAGRVHVLGTDHLGRDILARVIFGSRIALAVGFSAVLISGVLGMAVGLVSGYFGGKVDDFFMRLADIQLAFPFILLAIAVIGVLGPSLRNIIIVIGVSSWVVYARVVRGEVLSIREREFVQAAIALGSRDGRVLVRHVLPNAFTPWLVVATLDMARVIVIESALSFLGLGVQPPTPTWGGMLADGRVYLSTAWWLATFPGLAILVTVLGINLLGDGLRDTLDPRLNV; this is translated from the coding sequence ATGACGCCGCCCAACAGCACCGCCGTCGCGCTGTCCGCTCCGGTCGCGGTCGAGGAGCGGCGGTGGGTGATGACGCTCAAGCGGCTCGCCCGGCGCCGCACCGCGGTCTTCGGCCTGGGCGTCGTGATCACGGTGCTGCTGGCGTCCGTCTTCGCCCCGTGGCTCACGCCCTTCGACCCGCTCGAGCAGGACATCAACGAGCGCCTCCGGGAGCCCGGGTGGCAGAGTGCCGCCGGCCGCGTCCACGTGCTCGGCACCGATCACCTGGGGCGGGACATCCTGGCCCGCGTGATCTTCGGCTCGCGCATCGCGCTCGCCGTGGGGTTCTCGGCCGTCCTGATCTCCGGCGTGCTCGGCATGGCCGTCGGCCTCGTCTCCGGCTACTTCGGCGGCAAGGTGGACGACTTCTTCATGCGCCTGGCCGACATCCAGCTGGCCTTTCCGTTCATCCTGCTCGCCATCGCCGTCATCGGCGTGCTCGGGCCGAGCCTGCGCAACATCATCATCGTCATCGGCGTGTCCTCGTGGGTGGTGTATGCGCGCGTCGTCCGCGGCGAGGTGCTCTCGATCCGCGAGCGCGAGTTCGTGCAGGCGGCCATCGCGCTCGGCAGCCGGGACGGGCGCGTGCTGGTCCGCCACGTGCTGCCGAACGCCTTCACGCCGTGGCTCGTGGTCGCCACGCTCGACATGGCGCGCGTGATCGTCATCGAGTCCGCGCTGTCCTTCCTGGGGCTGGGAGTCCAGCCGCCCACGCCGACCTGGGGCGGCATGCTCGCCGACGGACGTGTCTACCTCTCGACGGCGTGGTGGCTCGCGACCTTCCCGGGCTTGGCCATCCTCGTGACGGTGCTCGGCATCAACCTGCTCGGCGACGGCCTCCGCGACACGCTGGACCCCCGGCTGAACGTCTGA
- a CDS encoding ABC transporter permease, translated as MRSYLLRRLWQAVLVLFGVSVVVFLILHLTGDPAALLLPPDATAEDVTSFRKAMGFDDPVAVQYLRFLKGALRGDFGESLRHGEPAMHLVLERLPATYELAGAGLLLALCLAIPAGIISAVKRNTPIDYISTVVALMGQAMPTFWLGIMLILVFSVRLSWLPSSGRGGFEHLILPAVTLGLFTTARITRLTRSGMLEVLGQDYIRTARAKGVSEQPVVWKHALKNAAIPIVTIVGIELGTLLGGSVITEIIFAWPGVGRLSVQAIFNRDYPVVQAAVFILATTFVFLNFLVDIAYTWLDPRIRYR; from the coding sequence ATGAGGTCCTACCTGCTCCGCCGGCTGTGGCAGGCGGTGCTCGTGCTCTTCGGCGTCTCAGTCGTCGTGTTCCTGATCCTGCACCTCACCGGTGATCCGGCCGCGCTGCTCCTGCCGCCCGACGCGACGGCCGAGGACGTGACGAGCTTCCGCAAGGCCATGGGCTTCGACGATCCCGTGGCCGTCCAGTACCTCCGCTTTCTCAAGGGCGCGCTGCGCGGCGACTTCGGCGAGTCGCTCCGCCACGGCGAGCCCGCCATGCACCTCGTCCTGGAACGGCTGCCCGCGACGTACGAGCTGGCCGGCGCCGGGCTCCTCCTCGCGCTGTGCCTGGCCATTCCGGCCGGCATCATCTCGGCGGTCAAGCGGAACACGCCCATCGACTACATCTCGACCGTGGTCGCCCTCATGGGCCAGGCCATGCCGACCTTCTGGCTCGGCATCATGCTGATCCTGGTCTTCTCGGTGCGGCTCAGCTGGCTGCCCTCCTCGGGTCGCGGCGGCTTCGAGCACCTCATCCTGCCGGCGGTGACGCTCGGGCTCTTCACCACGGCGCGCATCACGCGGCTGACGCGCTCCGGCATGCTCGAGGTGCTGGGGCAGGACTACATCCGCACCGCGCGGGCCAAGGGAGTCAGCGAGCAGCCGGTGGTCTGGAAGCACGCGCTCAAGAACGCGGCGATCCCCATCGTCACCATCGTCGGGATCGAGCTCGGCACGCTGCTCGGCGGTTCCGTCATCACCGAGATCATCTTCGCCTGGCCCGGGGTCGGGCGCCTCTCGGTGCAGGCCATTTTCAACCGCGACTACCCCGTGGTGCAGGCGGCCGTCTTCATCCTCGCCACCACCTTCGTGTTCCTGAACTTCCTCGTGGACATCGCCTACACCTGGCTCGATCCGCGGATCAGGTACCGCTGA
- the rlmD gene encoding 23S rRNA (uracil(1939)-C(5))-methyltransferase RlmD, with the protein MSRPQRGQRLSVTIDDLAFGGEGVGRADGYVVFVRGGVPGDRLSVRLDQARSRFGRGTIEAIETPSPHRVEAPCPYFGRCGGCKLQHVDYQAQLSFKSKQVADALERLGGLGPVDVRPILAAVETYGYRNKMEFTVARAGDGAGLTVGLHEAARYDAVLDIERCLLQSDSMNALLDEARRFFAASGLTAWEQDSGEGLLRFLMLREGYRTGESMVNIVTSSPAVSELAPLAERLSAREPRTTSVVVNVNPKKASVAVGVEEHLLGGRDHIRELVGGLEFQVSANSFFQTNTAQAERLFALVLDSAGLTGGETVLDLYSGTGAISLQLATRCRWVYGVEMTQAAVDDAARNAAANGITNCTFLAGEVRFVLPQLCSQGVSAEVVVADPPRAGFHPKALRALLQMGPARIVYVSCNPATLARDLGELVRGGYRLEWVQPVDMFPHTPHIEAVARLERVPA; encoded by the coding sequence ATGAGCCGGCCCCAGCGCGGTCAACGCTTGTCCGTCACCATCGACGACCTCGCATTCGGGGGCGAAGGCGTCGGCCGGGCGGACGGCTACGTGGTCTTCGTACGGGGCGGCGTGCCTGGTGACCGCCTCAGCGTCCGCCTCGACCAGGCTCGTTCCCGCTTCGGCCGCGGCACGATCGAGGCCATCGAGACTCCGTCGCCGCACCGGGTCGAGGCCCCGTGCCCGTACTTCGGACGCTGCGGCGGCTGCAAGCTGCAGCACGTGGACTACCAGGCGCAGCTGTCGTTCAAGTCCAAGCAGGTCGCCGACGCGCTCGAGCGGCTGGGCGGCCTCGGTCCCGTCGACGTCCGCCCCATCCTCGCTGCCGTGGAGACCTACGGCTACCGGAACAAGATGGAGTTCACCGTCGCGCGCGCCGGGGATGGCGCGGGCCTGACGGTGGGCCTCCACGAGGCGGCGCGCTACGACGCGGTCCTCGACATCGAGCGGTGTCTCCTCCAGTCAGACAGCATGAACGCGCTGCTCGACGAGGCGCGGCGGTTCTTCGCCGCGAGCGGGCTCACCGCGTGGGAGCAGGACTCCGGCGAGGGGCTCCTGCGCTTCCTCATGCTGCGCGAGGGGTACCGGACGGGCGAGAGCATGGTCAACATCGTCACCTCGTCGCCGGCGGTGTCGGAGCTGGCGCCCCTGGCCGAGCGGCTCTCGGCGCGCGAGCCACGGACCACGAGCGTGGTGGTGAACGTCAACCCCAAGAAGGCGAGCGTGGCGGTGGGCGTGGAGGAGCACCTCCTCGGCGGCCGCGACCACATCCGCGAGTTGGTGGGCGGGCTCGAGTTCCAGGTCTCGGCCAACTCGTTCTTCCAGACCAACACTGCGCAGGCCGAGCGGCTCTTCGCCCTCGTGCTGGACTCGGCGGGTCTTACGGGCGGCGAGACCGTGCTGGATCTGTACTCCGGCACGGGCGCCATCAGCCTGCAGCTGGCCACGCGCTGCCGCTGGGTGTACGGCGTCGAGATGACGCAGGCCGCGGTGGACGATGCGGCCCGAAACGCCGCCGCCAACGGCATCACGAACTGCACCTTCCTCGCCGGGGAAGTCCGCTTCGTCCTGCCTCAGCTCTGCTCCCAGGGCGTGAGCGCGGAGGTGGTCGTGGCGGACCCGCCGCGGGCGGGCTTCCACCCGAAGGCGCTGCGCGCGCTCCTGCAGATGGGCCCCGCGCGGATCGTCTACGTCTCGTGCAACCCGGCGACGCTGGCGCGGGACCTGGGCGAGCTCGTGCGCGGCGGCTATCGCCTCGAGTGGGTGCAGCCGGTGGACATGTTCCCGCACACGCCGCACATCGAGGCCGTGGCGCGATTGGAGCGCGTTCCCGCATGA
- a CDS encoding DUF721 domain-containing protein, with protein sequence MMERTMGTRGGRNPVRVGNLLTAAVPALAERMLEEAIRREWAQTAGPEAARRSRPGALRQGTLEVSVDNSPWLQELTLRSAAIVAALRKRHGSAVIGVRFALGSGRGDADVAARPSRAGTEAPERRLTVEEARIVDAAAGQLPDPVLASSLKRLLTKDLLARGERRAPAASEQP encoded by the coding sequence ATGATGGAACGCACGATGGGCACGCGCGGCGGCCGTAATCCGGTAAGGGTCGGCAACCTGCTGACCGCGGCGGTCCCGGCCTTGGCCGAGCGGATGCTCGAGGAAGCGATACGCCGGGAGTGGGCGCAGACGGCGGGCCCCGAGGCAGCCCGACGCTCCCGCCCCGGGGCGCTCCGGCAGGGCACGCTCGAGGTCAGCGTCGACAACTCCCCGTGGCTCCAGGAGCTAACGCTGCGCTCTGCCGCCATCGTGGCCGCGCTGCGGAAGCGCCACGGCTCGGCCGTCATCGGGGTGCGGTTCGCGCTGGGCAGCGGCCGTGGCGACGCCGACGTCGCCGCGCGGCCCTCGCGCGCGGGCACCGAGGCGCCCGAGCGGCGCCTGACCGTCGAGGAAGCGCGGATCGTGGATGCGGCAGCCGGCCAGCTCCCCGATCCCGTGCTCGCATCGTCGCTCAAGAGGCTTCTGACCAAAGACTTGCTGGCGCGCGGCGAGCGACGTGCTCCCGCCGCTTCGGAGCAGCCATGA
- a CDS encoding tetratricopeptide repeat protein: MTRFWIVLSAAVAIAGCASMEPLTAADDAGATADAPPPKIRDPRAAAYYFYSVAQMHARAGRVQDAIVSLRQAIDRDPDTAALWVQLSQWLARANEPAKAVEAAHKAIALEPGNATPHLTLADIFRRQRRFADAEGELEKAIQLAPGSPDAYIALAQQDLELKQFDKARAVLLRLVAIQPGSAQAQNLLGRVAIEGEQWDEAITRLKGAVELDPDMDAAWMALGFVYETRQQPEEALKVYRQALQANPENITFVERLGDVLVRLGRFKEAQQEVEALAEGAPRDPRIWIKLGAIYYEQKQWDRAVAAFRNAVAIEPTNLRARYFLATALMDSGKDAEAVAELEKILAADPRSVDARVQLAFLHGRAKRHDEAIRLLQEAVNIEPKRAELFLYLGTAYFRAQQYDRSLAALQEGLGFDANNKDLVFQTGVVYEKQGRFDDAVGAFRRVLVLDPKHAESYNYIGYMYAERGQNLTEAVQLIKRALDLDPENGYFIDSLGWAYYQQGRYADALKELQRAVSFAKEDPVVLDHLADAYIKTGRTDDAITVWERALKADVDSSVTGTIKKKLDDARDKARRSKGGDRPKAEQK, encoded by the coding sequence ATGACCCGATTCTGGATCGTCCTCTCGGCCGCGGTCGCGATCGCAGGCTGCGCGTCGATGGAGCCCCTGACCGCCGCCGATGACGCCGGCGCGACGGCCGACGCGCCGCCCCCGAAGATCCGCGACCCGCGCGCCGCCGCGTACTACTTCTACTCGGTCGCCCAAATGCACGCCCGCGCAGGCCGCGTCCAGGACGCCATCGTCTCGCTCCGCCAGGCCATCGACCGCGATCCCGACACGGCGGCGCTGTGGGTGCAACTCTCCCAGTGGCTGGCGCGCGCCAACGAGCCGGCCAAGGCCGTCGAGGCAGCGCACAAAGCCATCGCGCTCGAGCCCGGCAACGCGACGCCCCATCTCACGCTTGCCGACATCTTCCGGCGTCAGCGCCGCTTCGCCGACGCCGAGGGCGAGCTCGAGAAGGCCATCCAGCTGGCGCCCGGCTCGCCCGACGCCTATATCGCCCTCGCCCAGCAGGACCTCGAGCTGAAACAGTTCGACAAGGCGCGGGCGGTGCTGCTGCGTCTGGTCGCGATCCAGCCCGGCTCGGCCCAGGCCCAGAACCTGCTCGGACGGGTGGCCATCGAAGGCGAGCAGTGGGACGAGGCGATCACGCGCCTCAAGGGCGCGGTCGAGCTCGACCCCGACATGGACGCGGCGTGGATGGCGCTCGGCTTCGTGTACGAGACGCGCCAGCAGCCGGAAGAAGCGCTCAAGGTCTACCGGCAGGCGCTGCAGGCCAACCCGGAGAACATCACCTTCGTCGAGCGGCTGGGTGACGTGCTGGTCCGGCTCGGCCGCTTCAAGGAGGCGCAGCAAGAGGTCGAGGCGCTGGCGGAGGGCGCGCCGCGCGACCCGCGCATCTGGATCAAGCTCGGCGCGATCTACTACGAGCAGAAGCAGTGGGATCGCGCCGTGGCGGCCTTCCGCAACGCCGTCGCGATCGAGCCCACCAACCTGCGGGCGCGCTATTTCCTCGCCACCGCGCTGATGGATTCCGGCAAGGACGCGGAGGCGGTCGCCGAGCTCGAGAAGATCCTGGCCGCCGACCCGCGCTCGGTCGACGCCCGCGTCCAGCTCGCGTTCCTCCACGGCCGCGCCAAGCGCCACGACGAGGCCATCCGGCTCCTGCAGGAAGCCGTCAACATCGAGCCCAAGCGGGCCGAGCTCTTCCTCTACCTGGGCACCGCGTACTTCCGGGCCCAGCAGTACGACCGCTCGCTCGCCGCGCTCCAGGAAGGGCTCGGCTTCGACGCCAACAACAAGGACCTGGTCTTCCAGACGGGGGTCGTCTACGAAAAGCAGGGGCGCTTCGACGACGCCGTGGGGGCCTTCCGCCGCGTGCTCGTGCTCGACCCCAAGCACGCCGAGTCCTACAACTACATCGGCTACATGTACGCCGAGCGGGGCCAGAACCTGACCGAGGCCGTGCAGCTCATCAAGCGCGCGCTCGACCTCGACCCCGAGAACGGCTACTTCATCGACAGCCTGGGCTGGGCCTACTACCAGCAGGGACGCTACGCCGACGCGCTCAAGGAGCTGCAGCGCGCCGTGTCCTTCGCCAAGGAAGACCCGGTCGTCCTCGACCACCTGGCCGACGCGTACATCAAGACGGGCCGCACCGACGACGCGATCACGGTCTGGGAGCGCGCGCTCAAGGCGGACGTCGACAGCAGCGTCACCGGGACGATCAAGAAGAAGCTCGACGATGCGCGCGACAAGGCCCGCCGGTCCAAGGGCGGTGACCGTCCCAAGGCCGAGCAGAAGTAA
- a CDS encoding 4-(cytidine 5'-diphospho)-2-C-methyl-D-erythritol kinase, whose protein sequence is MLRTSAKVNLALEVLGKRSDGYHELSTVMQAVDLFDRLTVERAETITLETSDAALPTDDRNLVVRAARLLREASGIQAGARIVLDKRIPVAAGLGGGSSDAAATLWGLNRLWGLRWRRERLMALAVRLGMDVPFFLGPGRAVGTGRGEVLKPVPTVGGYAMVLVNPGVPLSTREVYGRVPVGWHAKPEGTKRMLEALRTRNAAKVAAALTNHLERWVEPAMPVIGRMKAALLAAGALGAVMSGSGPTVFGVARSLDQARQIQRRVNRAGWSAWAVRTNSGAAIRAV, encoded by the coding sequence GTGCTGCGAACCTCGGCCAAGGTCAATCTGGCCCTCGAGGTTCTGGGCAAGCGTTCCGACGGATACCATGAGTTGTCCACCGTGATGCAGGCGGTGGATCTTTTTGACCGCTTGACGGTGGAGAGGGCCGAAACGATCACGCTCGAGACGAGCGACGCCGCCCTCCCCACCGACGACCGCAACCTGGTCGTCCGCGCGGCGCGGCTCCTCCGGGAGGCGTCGGGCATCCAAGCCGGGGCGCGGATCGTGCTCGACAAGCGCATCCCGGTGGCGGCAGGGCTTGGGGGCGGCTCGAGCGACGCGGCCGCTACGCTCTGGGGGCTCAACCGCCTCTGGGGGCTGCGCTGGCGTCGGGAGCGGTTGATGGCACTCGCGGTCAGGCTCGGGATGGACGTGCCGTTCTTCCTCGGTCCGGGACGGGCGGTGGGGACGGGGCGCGGCGAAGTGCTCAAGCCGGTGCCGACCGTGGGCGGCTACGCGATGGTGCTCGTTAATCCGGGAGTCCCGCTGTCCACGAGAGAGGTGTACGGGCGGGTGCCCGTGGGATGGCACGCGAAGCCCGAGGGCACCAAGCGGATGCTGGAGGCGCTCAGGACGCGGAACGCGGCCAAGGTCGCCGCGGCGCTGACGAACCACCTCGAGCGCTGGGTCGAGCCGGCCATGCCGGTGATCGGGCGGATGAAGGCGGCGCTGCTGGCCGCAGGTGCGCTCGGCGCGGTGATGTCGGGCAGCGGGCCGACGGTGTTCGGCGTGGCGCGCTCGCTGGACCAGGCGCGCCAGATCCAGCGGCGGGTGAACCGCGCGGGCTGGTCGGCCTGGGCCGTGAGGACGAACAGCGGCGCCGCCATTCGCGCCGTCTAG
- a CDS encoding ribose-phosphate pyrophosphokinase produces the protein MAYELKLFSGNANRPLAEEIAQHLHIRLGDADVSRFSDGEVYVQINENVRGQDVFVVQPTCPPVNDHLMELLVMIDAFKRASARRITAVLPYYGYGRQDRKVMPRVPITAKLVADLITTAGCHRVLAVDLHAGQIQGFFDIPVDHLFAAPPVIVDYLAKKDLKDPVLVSPDAGGVERARAIAKRLNAGLAIIDKRRDGPNVAVFMYLIGDVKDKDVVVIDDMIDTAGTLIQAVEAVKREGARRVLACAVHGVLSGPAIERIESSALEEVVITNSVPLTPDKANPKIHVLSVAPLLAEAIRRIHDEESVSTLFV, from the coding sequence ATGGCCTATGAACTGAAGCTGTTCTCGGGAAACGCGAACCGGCCCCTGGCCGAGGAGATCGCCCAGCACCTGCACATCCGCCTGGGCGACGCCGACGTCTCGCGATTCTCGGACGGCGAGGTCTACGTCCAGATCAACGAGAACGTCCGCGGTCAGGACGTCTTCGTGGTCCAGCCCACCTGCCCGCCCGTCAATGACCACCTGATGGAGCTGTTGGTCATGATCGACGCGTTCAAGCGCGCGTCAGCCCGGCGCATCACCGCGGTCCTGCCGTACTACGGCTATGGCCGCCAGGACCGGAAGGTGATGCCGCGCGTGCCGATCACGGCCAAGCTCGTGGCCGACCTCATCACGACGGCGGGCTGCCACCGCGTGCTCGCGGTGGACCTCCACGCCGGGCAGATCCAGGGTTTCTTCGATATCCCGGTTGACCACCTCTTCGCCGCTCCCCCGGTGATCGTGGACTACCTGGCGAAGAAGGACCTCAAGGACCCGGTCCTGGTCTCTCCCGACGCGGGCGGCGTCGAGCGGGCCCGCGCGATCGCCAAGCGCCTGAACGCGGGGCTGGCCATCATCGACAAGCGCCGCGACGGCCCCAACGTCGCCGTCTTCATGTACCTGATCGGCGACGTCAAGGACAAGGACGTCGTCGTCATCGACGATATGATCGACACCGCCGGCACCCTCATCCAGGCGGTCGAGGCCGTCAAGCGCGAGGGCGCGCGCCGCGTGCTGGCCTGTGCCGTCCACGGCGTGCTCTCCGGGCCGGCCATTGAGCGCATCGAGAGTTCGGCGCTCGAAGAGGTCGTCATCACCAACTCGGTGCCGCTGACGCCCGACAAGGCAAATCCCAAGATCCACGTGCTGTCGGTGGCGCCGCTGCTCGCGGAGGCCATCCGCCGCATTCACGACGAGGAGTCGGTGTCGACCCTCTTCGTGTAA